The proteins below come from a single Miscanthus floridulus cultivar M001 chromosome 1, ASM1932011v1, whole genome shotgun sequence genomic window:
- the LOC136454892 gene encoding uncharacterized protein, protein MARRLLVALLAVSLLLARPNSTSSPPATAAYDELHLRGFPRGLLPTNACAYTFDVGSTHFAVDLRSSYRIVLPAGGYLAAFSERLTGCLDDRRISGLDGIRVRAFFRWWSITGTDNLLSLKRMFQVFQLFQRYVARVSYGYCKSRLGCCLCCNGCTLMLQTFVPNVLYILFRQQHNTWYCAIPSHDFDERRRHVGLTAREPTSSLYFLRFARSLERSARSPSPARVLPFARSRSLP, encoded by the exons ATGGCACGCCGCCTCCTCGTCGCCCTCCTTGCGGTGTCACTCCTGCTCGCCCGCCCGAACTCCACCTCATCACCGCCCGCCACCGCGGCGTACGACGAGCTCCACCTCCGGGGCTTCCCGCGCGGCCTTCTCCCGACCAACGCGTGTGCCTACACGTTTGACGTCGGCTCTACGCACTTCGCCGTCGACCTCCGCTCCAGCTACCGCATCGTGCTGCCCGCGGGGGGCTACCTCGCCGCCTTCAGCGAACGCCTCACGGGCTGCCTTGACGACCGACGCATCTCGGGCCTCGACGGCATCCGCGTCAGGGCCTTCTTCCGCTGGTGGTCCATCACGGGCACCGACAACCTCCTTTCGTTGaagcgcatgtttcaagtgtttcagttgtttcagaggtatgttgcaagggtttcgtatggatattgcaaaagtagattgggatgttgcttatgttgcaatggttgtacacttatgttgcaaacgtTTGTTCCTAATGttttatatattttatttagac AACAACACAATACATGGTACTGTGCGATACCCTCCCACGACTTCGATGAAAGGCGCCGGCATGTGGGATTGACTGCACGCGAGCCCACCTCGTCGCTCTACTTCCTCCGTTTCGCACGCTCGCTCGAGAGATCCGCTCGCTCCCCCTCCCCCGCGCGTGTGCTCCCCTTCGCGAGATCCCGCTCGCTCCCATGA